GCTCGGGTCGGTTCCGTCGACGAGTTCACGATGTTCCGAGAGAACGTCGGGTTCCTCCAGTCGGAACTCCGCGCCCAGGTCGACGTATTCCGCGCGGACGATCCGAAGCGATGGGACCCCGCGAAGAAGGCCGACCACGCGGTCCCCGGCCGGCCGGCGATTTACGTGGAGTGAGCCCGTGAAGATCGCGCGGCCCTCGAAGCCGGAGGTGCCGTTCAAACGGAAACGGAGCCCGCCGCCGCAGGCGACGAAGTTGCTCCGGTACTCCCTCCTGGCCGGCGTTGTGTTCATGGTCATGCTCGCCATCGTCTTCCTCCCCCGGATGTTCCCAAGTCAGCCGCCGTTGGCCACACCGGTCCAGATGGAGTTCATGACGGACATCCCGTCGAACGAGACCCGTCTCACGGTCCTCTCAGTTGGCGCCCTCGTCGAGCTGTCGAAGCTGAACGCGACCTTCTCCCGATACAACGCGGCGCTGGCGACCAACGAGACTCTGGCGACTCTCGGTCCGCCCCTCGGGGGCGGCAATTCGACCTTCTCCTTCCACGACGCGAACAACAGCGGGGTCCTCGGGCCGGGAGACTATTTCCTGGTCACGGCCTCGCCGACGGGGAGATACGGTGTTCGCATCTACCAGCTGGAGGGCAGCGCGATATTCCTTGTGGGAATCGAGAGCTGGACGGGAAAACCCTCGACGTAACGTTTAATTCGGGTGGTTCGATAGGCGCGCTCGCGGGCCTGTAGCTTAGCTAGGTAGAGCGATCGGCTCTTATCGGCCACGCCCACCTTGGACGTCCGAGGGACACCGATAGGTCAAGGGTTCGAATCCCTTCAGGCCCGAACCCTCCCTCCAAACCTCGGAGCATAGACGCACATTTGGTATACTCTAGCTTAATTACTTATATACCATTTCAGCTAGGGTATACCAGATGACTCTCCTCTCCTCGGGAGAGATTCGGTTGTTACACTCTCTGTCGATGCACCGGGCATGGACCCCGTCCGAACTCAGCGGAGCGACCGGGCTGAGTCGTCCCACTGTGTCTACCCTATTCTCGCATCTTTCAGAGCTGGGCCTCGCGCGCTCGGAACGAGTGGGGCGGTCTAAGAATCTCAAACTGACGGACTCGAAGCACGCAACGCTCTTCAGGAACATGATCGCCCACAGTCCGAACCTCCGTTACGAATTCCTGCTCGGTGGAAAGTCCTTGGATTTGCTGGCCGCGATCCATCTCCTGACCTTGTCTTCTGTGAAAGAGATCGAGGAGTTCTCTCGAGTTTCGCATGTGACGGTCATCAAGCTGCTTTCCCACTACCGAGAGCTGGGTGCCGTGCGAAAGCGAAATGGCCGTTACCGGCTCGGGGTCAAGTACGCGATGGTTGGCGATTTCCTTCGAGAGTTTCGGAGCTATACGAACCTTCGGATTCTGAGAGAGGGCGCGCCCGACGCTGCGGTAGTCTGGGAGCGGGATCGGGACATGCTATTCCGCTCATCCGGCCTTTCCGCTGGGCGATTCCAGCCAAGCGCCTTTTCCGTTTTTCCTAAATTCGGCGTGGATCTTTTCTTGGCAGATGGCGGGTACTACTTCTACACGCCGCGCAATGTGCGAATTGGGCCCACAGAGGCTCTCGCGCACGCCGTGCTTGCGGCGGAAAGCCCGAGGGAGCGTACGCTCCTTCTAGTCCTGATGAAAAAGGCCCGCTTCGATGAGGAACGATTTGTGTGGCTTTCAAGGGTCTACGGGGCAGAGCAGGTCGCACGATCGTACTTAGCATATCTAGAAACTCAAGGCCGAGCCCGTCGGCCGGGGTTTCCCCGTTGGCGAGAGTTCTCGAGACGGATGCGTGAGTACGCATGAGGAAGACGTTCGGGAGGCAGGAGCTCAACGGAGCTTTGAGTTCCATCGCAGGCCGTTTACAGGGTATCGTGACCTGTTACCTGATCGGAGGCTGCGCGATGACGTTCCGTGGCCAAAAGGTCGCGACCAAGGACATCGATCTTGTTGTCGTCGGATCGGAGGACATGACGGCCCTCCGTCGAGCCATGGAGGCCGCGGGCTTCACTCGAGTCCCGAAGCCCGGAGAGGAATATCGTCAGCTCGGAGCGAGAATTCTCATGGAGAACGCAAGTGGCATGCGGTTTGACCTCTTCGAGCGGGTCGTCAGCCGAAAACTCGCATTCAGCCCGAGTATGCAGCGGCGCTCTGTAGAAGAGGCGACCTTCGGCGCGCTAACGCTCCGACTCGCGTCGGCCGAAGACATCTTCCTCTTCAAGAGTGTCACAGACAGGCCAGACGATCTGGAAGACATGAGCGTCCTTGCAACGGGTGGGCTGGACTGGAATATCATTAAGGAGGAGTGCTTGTCCCAAGAGACCGGACGAAACTGGGCCTCCCACCTCGTTGGAAAGCTTCAGGATCTCGAGGACGAGTATGACGTCGTCGCTCCGATTACCGCAGAACTCCAAGAGTGGGCCGAGGTGTACGCGATGAGCAGCATCCTGGCAGCTTTCTTGGAAGGTCGCGAGAAGAACTTCGAGGCGATCCGCGACCACTTAAAAGCCAAATACGAATTCACGGACGAGGACGTCACCGCGGAGCTGTCGAGACTTGCAAAATACGGCATTCTCAGCGTGAGGGAACGCGGCGGGACACGGTACTATCGCAAGTCCTCTTGAGGGACGCCGATTGACGAGTCGTGTGGGGCGCCTCGGGTTTAGCACGATCCCAATGCGTGATGAGCCACCGCCGACCGGCCCAGAATGCCGGAGCTCGAGGCACCATACTTATGCGGCACATCCGGACATACCAATCTCTCGCAACCGGGTTCAATCACGGGAATTGACTCGTACGAACGCAACCGCGAACGAGGCGGCTTCCACACTCCAAACCGAGACGCCTTCGAGCACTACCGTCGCTTCCTGTTGTTATGCCGACGCTTTCAGGTTTGTGGTTCCCAGTCCATCGCTGTCCTCGTCTCTCTGGCGGAAGGGATATGCCGCAACGCTACGGTAGAGATTTCGGCATGGTCAATCCCCGGGAAGGGAGGTTTCGGAAACCCTTTCGATTGTCGTTGTGGTCGTACTTACGATCCTTTTCTTCCCTTGGCCCGCGGTTCTCCTCTTTGTCTTGGGCGTCCCCGTCGGTACCTGGCCGTATTTCGTCGTCCTTGCCGCCGTGGTTGGCTTCGCGGTCTTCACTGAACATGTGGAAAAGCCCGGATGGCCAGCACGATTTCGGTTCGGGGAGCGCCGTGGTCTCACATGGCCCCATCACAAACTGATGTTCCTTCTCGGAGGACTGTTTTTCATTTGGTACCTGGTGCGGTGGCTGCGACTCGTTGGTGTCGTTGCGTGGCTATCGGTAGCGATTTTCCTCTTTATCGCATTCGCTCTGGAAGCTTCGATCGTAAGATCGAAGCGAGGGCGGACCGCAACGCAGCCCCGCGCGGACTAAATCGGCGTGGTCAATCGAGTCCCTTCAGGCCCGCTTTCCCAGGGGGATCCAATTGGGGTTCTGGGGCAGAGGCGGTGCTCGGTCTCTCTTCGCGTCCACGGCAGAAGGTTTATGCGTGCGTAATGTATACAATACGCACATGACCGAAGTCGCGGTCTCCACGCGGATCTCTCGTGAAACGAAAGCCCTCGTGGAGGAGCTCATGCGGGAGGAGCGACTCGATCGGTCGGCCGCGCTCCGAAGGTTGCTGCACCTGGGTGCGGATGAATACCGCCGGCGAAAGGCCCTCGAGGCCCTCGCCTCCGGCAAAGCGAGCTTCGGCGAGGCCGCCGAGATCGCTGGGCTGACCCTCTGGGAGTTCCGGGAACTCGTGAAGGAGCGCAAAGTCCACTGGGTTCCGAGCGTTGTCGTGGAAGACATCCAAAGGGGCCTCAGCGGCGGGTGAATCCCTGCCGAAGCCGCCGCCAGTCGTCTTGGATAGCATGGTCCTCATCAACCTTGCCTCCGCAAAATTGCTCGACGCGATTCGAGGATTACCGGAAGCCGTCCTCGTGCCCCCTCGAGTCCTGGAAGAGACGGCTGGCGTGGGAGAGCGTCTCGGCTATCCGGAAGCGATCGCCATTCGCGAGGCGGTAGAGGCCGGGACGTTGCGCGTTGCGAGAGAGGCCGATTCCCGCGTCATTCAGAGACTCAGA
This Thermoplasmata archaeon DNA region includes the following protein-coding sequences:
- a CDS encoding helix-turn-helix domain-containing protein, with translation MTLLSSGEIRLLHSLSMHRAWTPSELSGATGLSRPTVSTLFSHLSELGLARSERVGRSKNLKLTDSKHATLFRNMIAHSPNLRYEFLLGGKSLDLLAAIHLLTLSSVKEIEEFSRVSHVTVIKLLSHYRELGAVRKRNGRYRLGVKYAMVGDFLREFRSYTNLRILREGAPDAAVVWERDRDMLFRSSGLSAGRFQPSAFSVFPKFGVDLFLADGGYYFYTPRNVRIGPTEALAHAVLAAESPRERTLLLVLMKKARFDEERFVWLSRVYGAEQVARSYLAYLETQGRARRPGFPRWREFSRRMREYA
- a CDS encoding UPF0175 family protein translates to MTEVAVSTRISRETKALVEELMREERLDRSAALRRLLHLGADEYRRRKALEALASGKASFGEAAEIAGLTLWEFRELVKERKVHWVPSVVVEDIQRGLSGG